The proteins below come from a single Streptosporangiales bacterium genomic window:
- a CDS encoding helicase — protein MVQAELAVGALVTVRAERWVVSDVDAGTDNTVVGLRSVEGGRYDDTLEVIWEVETGSQVLPAGSLPEVTEDGFDPPARLAAFLDAVRWSAVTSADVKTLQAPFRSGVAIEDYQLEPVARAVDAPRVNLLLADDVGLGKTIEAGLVAQELLLRHRARRIMVVCPAGLTVKWQDEMAEKFGLDFTVIDTERCAVVRREHGSAANPFKVHPLAIVSLPWLRGPKAQRLLDEVLPPGGPSYPRTFDLLILDEAHHVAPAAPKQVYAVDSQQTKLIRRLAPHFTHRLFLSATPHNGYQASFTALLEILDDQRFARGVEPDRRAVAETVVRRLKRDIAGADGTRRFVERVATAIRVEYPEDEREIHGLLEEFARLRRARLRSNRGRKATDLVTLLLKKRLFSSPAAFAHTVGVYLRTLQARDRDDPDVGEPPDWMDDFFDDTATYADEPLAEAEDDALNRAGALQPTPEQQELALLRRMEQWALAHEARPDAKARELVAYLKAVCLPDGGLWTNERVVVFTEYRDTQRWLVELLRQEGLGGAAVEQLHGQLATADRERLRLAFQRHPAEHPVRILVATDAASEGIDLQNHCHRLVNYDIPFNPNKLEQRIGRIDRYGQREAPDIRHFVGSGFGRAVDRYEADLEFLARVADKVTRMEADLGAVNAVLSDKVQRRMLGQLVDDGLDDPASTSAAARDLPAEKAVGEQVRRLRDTVDQTVAELGITPHAVRRVVDTALDLARQQPLRPHLSDQRLVDGMFEVPTLTGSWVRASAGLTEKLGRRDAPPRQLPVTFDAGVARGHDDVVLAHLNHPLVAMSTDLLADAVSNVDIDLHRVTAVVSDDPDLDDVLVGAYSRFVLVGADGVRLHEQVLRAGGWAPETGRFRRLENLGRLGEFLDQALATGAEASPAVRARLAERWPRVRDGVLGAVEWRARTLREQLDRKLAQREQDERDRLTGNLDQFTRTLTAALAEPEDEQQPVLLSEIDIKGAEELAQYRRDRQSWRERLDQLEGERDRELNLIRARYARQEPHQFPVAVVFVVPRREATR, from the coding sequence ATGGTGCAGGCGGAACTGGCTGTCGGGGCGCTGGTCACCGTCCGGGCCGAGCGGTGGGTGGTCAGCGACGTCGACGCCGGCACCGACAACACGGTCGTCGGGTTGCGCAGTGTCGAGGGCGGCCGGTACGACGACACGCTCGAGGTGATCTGGGAGGTCGAGACGGGCAGCCAGGTACTCCCGGCCGGGTCATTGCCCGAGGTCACAGAGGACGGATTCGACCCGCCCGCCCGGCTCGCGGCGTTCCTCGACGCCGTGCGCTGGTCCGCCGTGACCTCCGCCGACGTCAAGACCCTGCAGGCACCGTTCCGGTCCGGCGTCGCGATCGAGGACTACCAGCTCGAGCCGGTGGCCCGTGCCGTCGACGCACCCCGCGTCAACCTGCTGCTCGCCGACGACGTGGGCCTCGGCAAGACGATCGAAGCCGGCCTGGTCGCCCAGGAGCTGCTGCTGCGACACCGGGCCAGGCGGATCATGGTCGTCTGCCCCGCCGGCCTCACCGTGAAGTGGCAGGACGAGATGGCCGAGAAGTTCGGCCTCGACTTCACCGTGATCGACACCGAACGGTGCGCGGTCGTCCGCCGCGAGCACGGTAGTGCGGCCAACCCGTTCAAGGTGCACCCGCTTGCCATCGTCAGCCTGCCGTGGTTGCGTGGGCCGAAGGCGCAGCGCCTCCTCGACGAGGTGCTGCCGCCGGGAGGCCCGTCGTATCCGCGTACCTTCGACCTGCTGATCCTCGACGAGGCACACCACGTCGCGCCGGCCGCACCGAAGCAGGTGTACGCCGTCGACTCCCAGCAGACCAAGCTGATCCGCCGTCTCGCGCCCCACTTCACCCACCGGCTCTTCCTGTCGGCTACACCGCACAACGGCTACCAGGCCTCGTTCACCGCGTTGCTGGAGATCCTCGACGACCAGCGGTTCGCCCGCGGCGTGGAGCCGGACCGGAGAGCGGTCGCCGAGACGGTCGTGCGACGACTCAAGCGCGACATCGCAGGTGCGGACGGCACACGGCGGTTCGTCGAGCGCGTCGCCACCGCGATCCGGGTCGAGTATCCCGAGGACGAGCGGGAGATCCACGGCCTGCTCGAGGAGTTCGCACGGCTGCGTCGGGCGCGGCTCCGGTCGAACAGGGGCAGGAAGGCGACCGACCTCGTCACGCTGCTGCTGAAGAAGCGGTTGTTCTCCAGCCCCGCCGCGTTCGCGCACACCGTCGGCGTCTACCTGCGCACGCTCCAGGCGCGCGACCGCGACGATCCCGACGTTGGCGAGCCGCCGGACTGGATGGACGACTTCTTCGACGACACCGCAACCTACGCCGACGAGCCGCTCGCCGAGGCCGAGGACGACGCACTGAACCGCGCGGGTGCGCTGCAGCCCACTCCGGAGCAGCAGGAGCTGGCACTGCTGCGCCGGATGGAGCAGTGGGCGCTCGCGCACGAGGCACGTCCGGATGCGAAGGCCCGCGAACTGGTCGCCTACCTCAAGGCCGTATGCCTCCCCGACGGGGGGCTCTGGACGAACGAGCGGGTCGTGGTGTTCACCGAGTACCGCGACACCCAGCGCTGGCTGGTCGAGCTGCTGCGGCAGGAAGGTCTGGGTGGCGCCGCCGTCGAGCAGCTGCACGGCCAGCTCGCGACGGCGGACCGCGAGCGGCTCCGGCTCGCCTTCCAGCGCCACCCCGCGGAACACCCGGTACGCATCCTGGTGGCGACCGACGCCGCGAGCGAGGGGATCGACCTGCAGAACCACTGCCACCGGCTGGTGAACTACGACATCCCGTTCAACCCCAACAAGCTCGAGCAACGGATCGGCCGCATCGACCGGTACGGCCAGCGCGAGGCTCCCGACATCCGCCACTTCGTCGGCTCGGGTTTCGGACGCGCGGTCGACCGTTACGAGGCCGACCTGGAGTTCCTGGCCCGGGTGGCCGACAAGGTGACCCGGATGGAAGCCGACCTCGGCGCGGTCAACGCCGTCCTGTCCGACAAGGTGCAGCGGCGAATGCTCGGGCAGCTCGTCGACGACGGCCTCGACGACCCAGCCTCGACGTCGGCGGCGGCACGCGATCTGCCTGCGGAGAAGGCCGTCGGGGAGCAGGTACGCCGACTCCGCGACACCGTCGACCAGACTGTCGCCGAGCTCGGCATCACGCCGCACGCCGTGCGGCGGGTGGTCGACACGGCACTCGACCTCGCGAGGCAGCAACCGCTACGGCCCCACCTGTCCGACCAGCGCCTCGTCGACGGGATGTTCGAGGTGCCGACGCTCACCGGCTCGTGGGTACGGGCCTCGGCCGGGCTCACCGAGAAGCTGGGGCGGCGCGACGCACCGCCCCGCCAGCTCCCGGTGACCTTCGACGCCGGAGTAGCCAGGGGCCATGACGACGTCGTGCTCGCTCACCTGAACCATCCGTTGGTCGCGATGTCGACCGACCTCCTCGCCGATGCCGTCTCGAACGTCGACATCGACCTGCACCGGGTGACGGCGGTCGTCAGCGACGATCCCGACCTCGACGACGTGCTGGTCGGCGCGTACTCGCGGTTCGTGCTGGTGGGCGCGGACGGCGTTCGGCTGCACGAGCAGGTGCTGCGCGCCGGCGGGTGGGCGCCGGAGACGGGACGGTTCCGCCGGCTGGAGAACCTCGGCCGGCTCGGCGAGTTCCTCGACCAGGCGCTCGCCACCGGCGCCGAGGCGTCACCCGCGGTCCGCGCTCGACTGGCGGAGCGCTGGCCGCGCGTCAGGGACGGCGTGCTCGGCGCCGTCGAGTGGCGGGCGCGGACCTTGCGCGAGCAGCTCGACCGCAAGCTCGCCCAGCGCGAGCAGGACGAGCGGGACCGGTTGACCGGCAACCTCGACCAGTTCACGAGGACCCTGACCGCCGCGCTCGCCGAACCCGAGGACGAGCAGCAACCGGTGCTGCTCAGCGAGATCGACATCAAGGGTGCCGAGGAGCTCGCGCAGTACCGCCGCGACCGGCAGTCCTGGCGAGAACGCCTCGACCAGCTCGAGGGAGAACGCGACAGGGAGCTGAACCTGATCCGGGCTCGGTACGCGCGGCAGGAGCCGCACCAGTTCCCGGTCGCCGTGGTGTTCGTCGTGCCGAGACGGGAGGCGACCCGATGA
- a CDS encoding PIN domain-containing protein, which produces MGAAQRVIQLLCDSGLLIASYNVRDAHHESCLRLLRSWTGRLLVPEPVLGETCNFLRNHVRHGPVLEARFLESMTATGSEVEIVNPVGEDRQRATELAVHLAAAPLGYVDATIIAMAERLGIADIATLDFKFLGMASQVSRLQPLRWVVQEA; this is translated from the coding sequence ATCGGTGCGGCACAGCGCGTGATCCAGCTGCTCTGTGATTCGGGGCTTCTCATCGCGAGCTACAACGTCCGGGATGCCCATCACGAGAGCTGCCTTCGCCTCCTGCGGTCCTGGACCGGCCGGCTCCTTGTGCCCGAACCGGTCCTGGGTGAGACCTGCAACTTCCTCCGCAACCATGTACGACATGGCCCAGTGCTGGAGGCGCGCTTCCTCGAATCGATGACGGCGACCGGCAGCGAGGTCGAGATCGTCAATCCGGTAGGGGAGGACCGCCAGCGTGCGACCGAGCTCGCCGTCCACTTGGCGGCCGCACCGCTCGGTTACGTCGACGCCACGATCATCGCGATGGCAGAACGTCTCGGGATCGCCGACATCGCCACTCTCGACTTCAAGTTCCTCGGTATGGCCAGTCAGGTGAGCCGGTTGCAGCCGCTCCGCTGGGTGGTGCAGGAAGCCTGA
- a CDS encoding helicase, whose product MSAPDQEQVHELDRPQRLASPGSYQVRDELAELVARDLLGPWDGPAERFAPKADGPRERYLVGALGPRDALAGAPEEAQASVDNGSGVFGDGADAELPEVTPASLGRLWASSMGLSCTVPTEITRLRVTAEWGRYAHEQVEDEQGVARTVWAREQVEQVREIALDVDPTTVVPLDDSAAGAGVRLVVNVRLRGSRRVVELALVNAQQEPESQRDTAWLFQTRLAVTATDGEAAVFAPVDDQADAGQAVTHNAEDAHLRLLYRHELRYANGRNVAVHPHVRHGERNAHRVETTWLPTYDVPATVAPSGDGTPLAGVELSMDALADADADTLRTGLLPLVDGYATWLDAREEELPTLPEVLRPAGVDAVAKARRAADRIRTGVELLTDPTAHRHDEALRAFRFANEAMAAQRRHTEIAQRRDREGMSYADAKSAVDAKGTALASWRPFQLAFVLLNLPSLTDPTHSERAADANATVDLLFFPTGGGKTEAYLGLTAYTFAIRRLQGTVGEGADVRSGEAGVAVLMRYTLRLLTAQQFQRAAALVCAAEVQRRRDEATWGTTPFRIGLWVGAGVSPNWFDQAKEQVFEAKEAGDGKRANVLQTLSCPWCGTALRGHHDLHVREPSRRVLLFCPNAEGVDACPFSQRRSDEGLPILTVDEEIYRYAPSLVIATVDKLAQLPWRGFAGTLFGRVRRRCSRHGYRHDDLDRKTKCGDRHGAKGNLPAATTTAVTRLRPPDLVIQDELHLISGALGTTVGLFEAAVDELCTWRPVEGREAGPKIIASTATTKRAAEQVLGVFARGLAIFPPQVLDIADTFFSRQVAPTPATPGRRYLGVCAHGVRFKSAEIQLAEALLSAGQTLYDKYGGDADPYQTVVAYFNAIRELAGMRRYLDDDVVNRLRRRGRRGRTGRVLNQAQLLESTELTSRISSGDISAALKRLEVLFDPELDTTARRSAIVADGREVRTANRGKSLRSKDRLDYHPRTQEFYDRGSGAPIDMVLATSMLQVGVDVSRFGLMVVTGQPKNTAEYIQASSRVGRDAAKPGLVVTLYNWTRPRDLAHYEDFAHYHATFYRQVEALSVTPYTRRSLDRGTAATFVAAVRQVDEAHSRNPDAAGVELDGPVVRRVIDRMLARARAVDGRRGEEYLDDRIGRLIDEWKRWKGIEGQLGYATDTGARAARGLLVRAGDGRWTDRTVAYSMRETEHEVNLLVAGSGGIYTPVFEVPAWSFAAPSNEPGDDDDEDDGNGGPDR is encoded by the coding sequence ATGTCCGCACCTGACCAGGAACAGGTACACGAGCTGGACCGGCCGCAGCGGCTCGCCAGCCCCGGGTCTTACCAGGTGCGGGACGAGCTGGCGGAGCTGGTCGCGCGTGACCTGCTCGGTCCGTGGGACGGTCCGGCCGAGCGGTTCGCGCCCAAGGCCGACGGGCCGCGCGAGCGTTATCTCGTGGGTGCACTCGGGCCGCGCGACGCGCTGGCCGGCGCGCCGGAGGAGGCGCAGGCGTCGGTCGACAACGGGTCCGGGGTGTTCGGCGACGGCGCGGACGCGGAGCTCCCCGAGGTCACCCCGGCGAGCCTCGGCCGGCTGTGGGCGTCGTCGATGGGACTGTCCTGCACCGTGCCGACCGAGATCACGCGCCTGCGGGTGACCGCCGAATGGGGGCGGTACGCCCACGAACAGGTCGAGGACGAGCAGGGAGTGGCGCGCACGGTCTGGGCCCGCGAGCAGGTCGAGCAGGTGCGCGAGATCGCGCTCGACGTCGACCCGACGACGGTCGTGCCGCTGGACGACAGCGCCGCCGGGGCGGGCGTGCGCCTGGTCGTGAACGTGCGCCTGCGCGGTTCCCGCCGGGTGGTCGAGCTCGCGCTCGTCAACGCCCAGCAGGAACCCGAGTCCCAGCGCGACACGGCCTGGCTGTTCCAGACCCGGCTCGCCGTCACCGCGACGGACGGCGAGGCCGCCGTGTTCGCGCCCGTCGATGATCAGGCTGACGCCGGCCAGGCCGTGACGCACAATGCCGAGGACGCTCACCTGCGGCTGCTCTACCGGCACGAGCTGCGCTACGCCAACGGCCGCAACGTCGCCGTGCACCCGCACGTGCGCCACGGCGAACGCAATGCGCACCGGGTCGAGACCACCTGGCTGCCGACCTACGACGTGCCTGCCACGGTCGCACCGTCGGGCGACGGCACGCCGCTCGCCGGTGTGGAGCTGTCGATGGACGCCCTCGCCGACGCTGACGCCGACACATTGCGGACGGGACTGCTGCCACTGGTCGACGGGTACGCCACCTGGCTCGACGCGCGCGAGGAGGAGCTGCCCACCCTGCCGGAGGTGTTGCGGCCCGCCGGCGTCGACGCGGTCGCCAAGGCACGCCGGGCGGCGGACCGCATCCGGACCGGGGTCGAGCTGCTCACCGACCCGACCGCCCACCGGCACGACGAGGCGCTGCGCGCGTTCCGGTTCGCCAACGAGGCGATGGCCGCGCAGCGGCGCCACACCGAGATCGCCCAGCGCCGCGACCGCGAAGGGATGAGCTACGCCGACGCCAAGAGCGCGGTCGACGCCAAGGGCACAGCCCTCGCCTCCTGGCGGCCGTTCCAGCTCGCCTTCGTGCTGCTCAACCTGCCGTCGCTGACCGACCCGACGCACTCCGAGCGTGCTGCCGACGCGAACGCCACCGTCGACCTGCTGTTCTTCCCCACCGGCGGCGGCAAGACCGAGGCGTACCTCGGGCTCACCGCGTACACCTTCGCGATCCGCCGGCTGCAGGGCACCGTCGGCGAGGGCGCGGACGTGCGCAGCGGCGAGGCCGGCGTCGCGGTGCTGATGCGCTACACCCTGCGGCTGCTCACGGCCCAGCAGTTCCAGCGCGCCGCGGCGCTCGTCTGCGCCGCCGAGGTGCAGCGGCGTCGCGACGAGGCGACGTGGGGTACCACTCCGTTCCGGATCGGCCTCTGGGTCGGCGCGGGTGTGTCACCGAACTGGTTCGACCAGGCGAAGGAGCAGGTGTTCGAGGCGAAGGAGGCAGGCGACGGCAAGCGGGCGAACGTCCTGCAGACGCTCAGCTGTCCCTGGTGCGGCACGGCGTTGCGCGGTCACCACGACCTGCACGTCCGGGAGCCGTCGCGCCGGGTACTGCTCTTCTGCCCGAACGCCGAGGGCGTCGACGCCTGTCCGTTCTCGCAGCGCCGCAGCGACGAGGGCCTGCCGATCCTCACCGTCGACGAGGAGATCTACCGCTACGCCCCCAGCCTGGTGATAGCCACGGTCGACAAGCTCGCCCAGCTGCCCTGGCGTGGCTTCGCCGGCACGCTGTTCGGCCGCGTGCGGCGCCGGTGCAGCCGGCACGGGTACCGCCACGACGACCTCGACCGCAAGACCAAGTGCGGGGACCGGCACGGCGCCAAGGGCAACCTGCCCGCCGCCACGACGACGGCCGTGACCAGGTTGCGTCCGCCCGACCTCGTCATCCAGGACGAGCTGCACCTGATCTCCGGCGCGCTGGGCACGACGGTCGGGCTGTTCGAGGCGGCCGTCGACGAGCTGTGTACCTGGCGTCCGGTGGAGGGACGCGAGGCCGGACCGAAGATCATCGCGTCGACCGCGACCACCAAGCGAGCGGCGGAGCAGGTGCTCGGCGTCTTCGCACGCGGCCTCGCGATCTTCCCGCCCCAGGTGCTCGACATCGCCGACACCTTCTTCTCGCGCCAGGTCGCACCGACACCGGCGACGCCCGGTCGCCGCTACCTCGGCGTGTGCGCCCACGGGGTGCGGTTCAAGTCGGCCGAGATCCAGCTCGCCGAGGCGCTACTCTCGGCCGGCCAGACGCTGTACGACAAGTACGGCGGCGATGCCGACCCGTACCAGACCGTGGTGGCGTACTTCAACGCCATCAGGGAGCTCGCCGGCATGCGGCGTTACCTCGACGACGACGTCGTCAACCGCCTGCGCAGGCGTGGTCGGCGTGGCCGCACCGGGCGGGTGCTCAATCAGGCTCAGCTGCTCGAGAGCACCGAGCTGACCTCACGCATCTCCTCCGGTGACATCAGCGCCGCGCTCAAGCGCCTCGAAGTGCTGTTCGACCCGGAGCTCGACACCACGGCGCGCAGGTCGGCGATCGTCGCCGACGGGCGTGAGGTCAGGACCGCCAACCGCGGCAAGTCGTTACGCAGCAAGGACCGCCTCGACTACCACCCGCGCACCCAGGAGTTCTACGACCGCGGCAGCGGCGCACCCATCGACATGGTGCTGGCGACGTCGATGCTGCAGGTCGGTGTCGACGTCTCGCGCTTCGGACTGATGGTCGTCACCGGCCAGCCCAAGAACACCGCGGAGTACATCCAGGCCTCGTCGCGGGTTGGTCGTGACGCCGCCAAGCCGGGACTTGTCGTCACCCTCTACAACTGGACCCGGCCCCGCGATCTCGCGCACTACGAGGACTTCGCGCACTACCACGCCACCTTCTATCGCCAGGTCGAGGCGCTGTCGGTCACGCCGTACACGCGGCGATCCCTCGACCGCGGCACCGCGGCCACCTTCGTGGCGGCAGTACGCCAGGTCGACGAGGCCCACTCCCGCAACCCCGACGCCGCCGGCGTGGAGCTGGACGGCCCGGTGGTGCGGCGGGTCATCGACCGGATGCTCGCCAGGGCCAGGGCCGTCGACGGGCGGCGAGGCGAGGAGTACCTGGACGATCGCATCGGCCGGCTGATCGACGAGTGGAAGCGGTGGAAGGGCATCGAGGGACAGCTCGGCTACGCCACCGACACCGGCGCACGCGCGGCTCGCGGCCTGCTGGTACGGGCCGGCGACGGACGCTGGACCGACCGTACGGTCGCGTACTCGATGCGCGAGACCGAGCACGAGGTCAACCTGCTGGTCGCCGGCTCAGGCGGGATCTACACACCGGTGTTCGAGGTGCCGGCGTGGTCGTTCGCCGCGCCGAGCAATGAACCAGGCGATGACGACGACGAGGATGACGGGAACGGAGGGCCGGATCGATGA
- a CDS encoding DUF1998 domain-containing protein: MSESYRVRVGTVRPSHLMFTSGVGALVDLPNFAVLVRGLDDWDHSGVGDEYAPIVEPRLLAAARTMEEMNRLEELRPAPWRPAVDTDPHDPALRIGVPVLPFPSWLRCTACNLLASVESMVFRFENDRARRPQDARFYHDNCAKVRRAPLAVAARFMLCCANGHLDDFPYTLFVHRGAECDDSENPALQMDDHSGNVGANVTVQCKRCPRRRNIRDAQGRRGRENLPRCRGRHPHLGTFDAGCTADPLLLVVGASNQWFAQTLSTLDVPKSTEDELDSVVAKHWESVLSKAVNKDMMKFGLEIALVARDDLARWDHDQVWAAVERHRSELDGAAEAEQGYPDLRTPEWQILSAGEDLTTDALTLRRDPDGVPRALEGIFTDVVQVERLREVRALVGFTRLDAPDPDDPELVKRVSLTRDPPTWLPASEVHGEGIFLRVGDDLLADWERRVTDDDAMKRHRAAYAQFRRNRYSERLRGTQDWMKNWPGMRYLALHTLSHLMIRTIALECGYNSASLSERIYAGDDDDPRGGILIYTAVPDAEGTLGGLVALAEPEPLVRLTMRALIDARTCSSDPLCAERLPHQSDDFLHGAACHVCLFVSETTCERGNRFLDRRFVVPIGDQPKLALFDVP, from the coding sequence ATGAGCGAGAGCTACCGCGTGCGTGTCGGCACCGTCCGGCCGAGCCACTTGATGTTCACCAGCGGTGTCGGCGCACTCGTCGACCTGCCGAACTTCGCGGTGCTGGTGCGCGGCCTCGACGACTGGGACCACAGCGGTGTCGGCGACGAGTACGCACCGATCGTCGAGCCGCGGTTGCTCGCTGCCGCACGCACGATGGAGGAGATGAACAGGCTCGAGGAGCTGCGGCCCGCACCGTGGCGCCCGGCCGTCGACACGGATCCGCACGACCCGGCACTGCGGATCGGGGTGCCGGTACTGCCGTTCCCGAGCTGGCTGCGCTGCACCGCGTGCAACCTCCTCGCCAGCGTCGAGTCGATGGTGTTCAGGTTCGAGAACGACAGGGCGCGCAGGCCGCAGGACGCCCGTTTCTACCACGACAACTGTGCCAAGGTTCGGCGCGCTCCGCTCGCCGTCGCAGCCAGGTTCATGCTCTGCTGCGCCAACGGCCACCTCGACGACTTCCCCTACACGCTGTTCGTGCACCGGGGTGCGGAGTGCGACGACAGCGAGAACCCCGCGCTGCAGATGGACGACCACAGCGGCAACGTAGGCGCCAACGTCACGGTGCAGTGCAAGCGGTGCCCGAGGCGCCGCAACATCCGTGACGCACAGGGCAGGCGCGGGCGCGAGAACTTGCCGCGCTGCCGCGGCCGACACCCGCACCTGGGTACGTTCGATGCCGGCTGCACGGCGGACCCGCTGCTGCTCGTCGTCGGCGCGTCCAACCAGTGGTTCGCGCAGACGCTGTCCACGCTCGATGTCCCGAAGTCGACCGAGGACGAGCTCGACTCCGTCGTCGCGAAGCATTGGGAATCGGTGCTGTCGAAAGCCGTGAACAAGGACATGATGAAGTTCGGGCTGGAGATCGCCCTCGTGGCCCGCGACGACCTCGCCCGCTGGGACCACGATCAGGTATGGGCCGCTGTCGAACGACACAGGTCGGAGCTCGACGGCGCCGCCGAGGCCGAGCAGGGCTACCCTGACCTGCGCACTCCCGAGTGGCAGATCCTCAGCGCGGGCGAGGACCTGACGACCGACGCCCTCACCTTGCGCCGCGACCCCGACGGCGTGCCACGTGCGCTCGAGGGCATCTTCACCGACGTGGTGCAGGTGGAACGGCTGCGCGAGGTGCGGGCGCTGGTGGGCTTCACCCGGCTCGATGCTCCCGACCCGGACGATCCCGAGCTGGTGAAGCGGGTCTCGTTGACCCGAGACCCGCCGACTTGGCTGCCCGCGAGCGAGGTGCACGGGGAGGGGATCTTCCTCCGTGTCGGCGACGACCTGCTCGCGGACTGGGAACGCCGGGTCACCGACGACGACGCGATGAAGCGGCACCGTGCGGCGTACGCGCAGTTCCGGCGTAACCGCTACTCCGAACGCCTGCGCGGTACGCAGGACTGGATGAAGAACTGGCCCGGCATGCGCTACCTCGCGCTGCACACGTTGTCGCACCTGATGATCCGTACCATCGCCCTGGAGTGCGGCTACAACTCCGCCAGCCTCTCGGAGCGGATCTACGCGGGTGATGACGACGACCCCCGCGGCGGCATCCTGATCTACACTGCCGTACCCGACGCCGAGGGCACGCTCGGCGGCCTCGTGGCACTGGCCGAGCCGGAACCGTTGGTGCGACTGACCATGCGGGCACTGATCGACGCGCGTACCTGCTCGTCCGACCCGCTGTGCGCCGAGCGACTCCCCCACCAGTCGGACGACTTCCTGCACGGCGCCGCCTGCCACGTCTGCCTGTTCGTCTCCGAGACGACCTGCGAGCGCGGCAACAGGTTCCTGGACCGTCGCTTCGTCGTGCCGATCGGCGACCAGCCGAAGCTCGCACTGTTCGACGTGCCATGA
- a CDS encoding endonuclease, with the protein MTVFPERAAEFVRRWGPERLVAAADALTHTDSAAVGPGEADDVRQLRAAQRGDGLPVQEAAAYLRGVAAGYLHTGATRVEAVWSGPSTHQVPVRATAQVLVDVVQEAERDLVLLTYSAKPYEPLLDALAAAIERDVRVSVVVETLTGAGSALAGAEPAAAFLRVPRVELWHWPSAQRTQARAKMHAKVAIADRRVLLVSSANLTQSGVAKNIEAGLLVRGGTAPARAAEHIAALQATGVLTRLAAAHG; encoded by the coding sequence ATGACTGTGTTCCCCGAGCGGGCAGCGGAGTTCGTGCGGCGATGGGGACCCGAACGGCTGGTCGCCGCCGCCGACGCCCTCACGCACACCGACTCGGCGGCGGTCGGTCCCGGCGAGGCGGATGACGTCCGCCAACTCCGGGCCGCGCAGCGCGGCGACGGACTACCCGTTCAGGAGGCCGCGGCGTACCTGCGCGGGGTGGCCGCGGGTTACCTCCACACCGGCGCCACCCGCGTCGAAGCCGTCTGGAGCGGACCGAGCACCCACCAGGTGCCGGTACGCGCGACCGCGCAGGTGCTCGTCGACGTGGTGCAGGAGGCGGAGCGCGACCTGGTGCTGCTGACGTACTCGGCCAAGCCGTACGAGCCCTTGCTCGACGCCCTTGCCGCCGCGATCGAGCGGGACGTCAGAGTGAGCGTCGTGGTGGAGACCCTGACCGGCGCCGGCAGCGCATTGGCAGGCGCCGAACCGGCCGCAGCCTTCCTCCGCGTGCCCCGCGTGGAACTGTGGCACTGGCCGTCGGCTCAGCGCACGCAGGCCAGGGCGAAGATGCACGCCAAGGTCGCCATCGCCGACCGGCGTGTCCTGTTGGTCTCGAGCGCGAACCTCACCCAGTCGGGCGTCGCCAAGAACATCGAGGCCGGCCTTCTCGTACGCGGCGGTACCGCACCGGCCCGTGCCGCCGAACATATCGCCGCGCTCCAGGCCACAGGCGTACTCACCCGGCTTGCCGCTGCGCACGGGTGA
- a CDS encoding PIN domain-containing protein, which translates to MLIYSDERGRKARAVLARDTEWAAPEHWKAEVFSVMRGLVLGNKVAEHRALNAIGRLPQLGVDHVSPDGLLPRMWEMRASISAYDAPYVALAEARDLTLVTSDGRLARAATAYCRVELVA; encoded by the coding sequence ATGCTGATCTACTCCGACGAGCGTGGCCGTAAGGCCCGCGCGGTGCTGGCGCGCGACACCGAGTGGGCGGCACCGGAGCACTGGAAGGCAGAGGTGTTCTCGGTGATGCGGGGTCTCGTACTCGGCAACAAGGTCGCCGAGCATCGGGCCCTGAACGCGATCGGCCGACTCCCCCAGCTCGGTGTCGACCACGTCTCCCCCGACGGCCTCCTTCCGCGGATGTGGGAGATGCGTGCCAGCATCAGTGCCTATGACGCGCCGTACGTGGCGCTGGCCGAAGCTCGTGACCTGACCTTGGTGACGTCGGACGGCCGACTGGCTCGCGCCGCGACCGCGTACTGCCGAGTCGAGCTGGTCGCGTAG